Sequence from the Caldisericaceae bacterium genome:
TGAAAAAGTAAAAACACAAGACAAAGATCAACCAGAATTTGTTCAAGCAGTAACAGAGGTTTTAACAACTTTAAAACCTACCGAAGAAAAGCATCCAGAATTTGTAAAAGCAAAAATTTATGAAAGGATTGTAGAGCCTGATAGGATAATTATCTTTAGAGTTCCATGGGAAGATGATGAAGGAGTTGTTCATGTAAACAGAGGTTTTAGAGTCCAGTTTAACAACGCTATTGGACCTTACAAAGGTGGATTAAGATTTCACCCTTCTGTTAACCTTGGTATCATAAAATTCCTTGGCTTTGAACAGATTTTTAAAAACGCTTTAACAACTCTTCCAATGGGTGGTGGAAAGGGTGGCTCCGATTTTGATCCAAAGGGAAAAAGCGATAGGGAAGTAATGAGATTTACCTATGCATTTATGAGAGAACTCTATAGGCACATTGGTCCAGATACCGATGTTCCTGCTGGTGATATTGGAGTTGGTGCTCGTGAAATTGGATATCTTTTCGGTTACTATAAGAAGATTGTAAATGAGCATACAGGTGTCCTTACTGGAAAAGGGTTTGAATACGGTGGAAGCCTTATAAGGCCAGAAGCAACAGGATATGGACTTGTTTACTTTACTTCTGAGATGCTTGCAACAAAAGGAACGGACTTTAAAGGTAAAGTTGTATCAGTGAGTGGATCTGGAAACGTCGCTCAATATGCAGTAGAAAAGGTTAACCACCTTGGAGGTAAGGTAATTACACTTTCTGATTCAAACGGAACTATTGTAGATGAAGAAGGCATTGATCTAAAGAAACTTGCTTTCGTAATGGATCTTAAAAATGTTAAAAGAGGAAGAATAAAGGAATACATTGATCAGTATCCTCATGCAAAATATTTTGAAAGTAAATCCGTTTGGGATGTAATAAGAGACGAAGGTTTAAAAGTAGATGTTGCTCTTCCTTGTGCTACACAAAATGAGATTGACGGCAGTCACGCAAGTGCACTTGTTCAAAACGGGGTTATCGCAGTTGCAGAAGGTGCAAATATGCCTTCAAATCTTGATGCAATTAATATATTTAAAGATAATAAGATACTCTACGGCCCAGCAAAGGCTGCTAATGCAGGTGGTGTAGCTGTATCCGGTCTTGAAATGACTCAAAATAGTATAAGATTACAGTGGACAAGGGAAGAAGTTGATAGTAAATTAAGAGAGATAATGAAAAACATTCACGATGTTTCACTTCAAGTAGCAGAAGCATATGGTTATCCTGGAGATTACCTTGTTGGAGCAAACATTGCTGGGTTTATAAAGGTAGCTAAAGCAATGCTTGCCTACGGTATCGTATAAAATTAGAAAAAGTATTTAACGTAAACTTTAAGGAGGCCTAAGGGTTGTTAAAACAGGCCTCCTTCTTTATTTCAGAAGCGTTCCTTTTGTCACTCCGAGCCCCATTCAGTCATTCTAATGAGTCGTTTTTTATCTTTACTGTGTCATTCTGTAATATTCTCCTTAACGAAGCTAAGTGTTTTAAGAAGCAAAGAACCTCATCCTTTACTCTAGGGGAAAAGTTCCCCCAGATACTCTCCCTCTTTTTCTGTTTTACGAATAAAGGAGTTTTAAAGGAGATTAGTTACCCTCTCAATTTTAAGGAAGAATTTTACATTCGTGAGGTAAACGTCCCCTAAAGTATCACACTTACAAGTTTTGTTAAAGCACTACATTCACCTTAACAAAGAAAAAAACCTATAAAATTATTACTCTTAATCCTATTTTTTTGTGGAGAAATTAAACACTTTGTATAGAAGACAAAAGCCAGTAAGGCCTGTAATTAAGGCAATTGCTCCTATTACAATAAAAACTATTTTCAAAGTTCCGTTAAGGTTTGCAAAAACTGATAAGCCAATTAAAAGAAGTCCAACTATTATTCTAATGGTTCTATCGAGATTGTTTTCGTTTGGTAAAAGAAATGCACCCATTTTTTCACCTCCCAATTTAAATTTAAATTACTTTACTATAATTATAGCTAATTTATTCTTTTTGTCAAGCTTGAATTTTTAACGCTCACTATTTACAAATTTTCTAAATTTCTTATAATATTTACTTGATAAAGATAAAAAATGGAAAAAGTAATTAGGGTAGATAAAAAGGTTTATTTAGAAGCGTTTTTAATTTCTTTAATCCCTATTCTTTCTGCACTTCTTAATAGGTTCCTTAGTATAACTAATCCTTATTTAGGTATTATTCTTACGGTTAGTGGCCAGTTTATCATTAGCACGTCTATAGTTGGGTTAATAACTCTTTTAGAAGGTGGTATTGTAAAAGAGCTATTTTTAATTACCATAATATTCAATTCAATAATATTCTTTTTAAGACTTATTACTTTTTCTTTGCCTTATGGTATATTTTTGCGTATTTTTTCAGCCCTTCTACCTATAACTTATATTGGTATCGAAACT
This genomic interval carries:
- the gdhA gene encoding NADP-specific glutamate dehydrogenase, encoding MSQIDEVIEKVKTQDKDQPEFVQAVTEVLTTLKPTEEKHPEFVKAKIYERIVEPDRIIIFRVPWEDDEGVVHVNRGFRVQFNNAIGPYKGGLRFHPSVNLGIIKFLGFEQIFKNALTTLPMGGGKGGSDFDPKGKSDREVMRFTYAFMRELYRHIGPDTDVPAGDIGVGAREIGYLFGYYKKIVNEHTGVLTGKGFEYGGSLIRPEATGYGLVYFTSEMLATKGTDFKGKVVSVSGSGNVAQYAVEKVNHLGGKVITLSDSNGTIVDEEGIDLKKLAFVMDLKNVKRGRIKEYIDQYPHAKYFESKSVWDVIRDEGLKVDVALPCATQNEIDGSHASALVQNGVIAVAEGANMPSNLDAINIFKDNKILYGPAKAANAGGVAVSGLEMTQNSIRLQWTREEVDSKLREIMKNIHDVSLQVAEAYGYPGDYLVGANIAGFIKVAKAMLAYGIV
- a CDS encoding DUF2892 domain-containing protein, whose product is MGAFLLPNENNLDRTIRIIVGLLLIGLSVFANLNGTLKIVFIVIGAIALITGLTGFCLLYKVFNFSTKK